A segment of the Acidobacteriota bacterium genome:
GGGGGCCAGCGCCGGCGTTCTCGGCCTCGTCCTCGCCTTCGCCTTGATGTTCCCCGAAAGGCAGATGTTCCTCTTCCCGATCCCGGTGCCGATCCGCGCCCGCACGGTGGCGATCCTGTTCGGCGTCATCGACCTGTACGGCGCCATCGACGCGAACCCGCTCGACCCGGTGGCTCACCTGGCCCACCTCGGCGGTATGGCGGCCGGATACCTGTACCTCAAGGGCTTCATCCGTCCGGGCGGGTGGTTCGCCCGCCTCCGACGCGGCCGGGGGGCGCGGCGGCCGTTTCGGGTCATCGAGGGGGAGAGGCGCTCGTCGGGGTGGCCCGGCTAACCCGTTGAACACCCGGGACCTGGCAGCCGGTGCCCGCCCGAAACCGGCGCGGGGCGCGGATTTTCCCGGACGGGGGAGTTGACGAAAGGGCCGCTCATCCTTCATATTGGACCGCACCTGCCATCCGGTCGGGCCGGTGTGGGGACGGGCCGCGCCCGCGGGACCGGCCGGCCGGGGTCGCGGCGGGTGTCGCGCCGCGCGGGGAAGGCGGTGCGATTGGGTGGTTCCCTCCGGGAGCCGGGGCGGGAGATCTTGGCCAGTCGGGGACGCAAGAAGAAGTCGTCCGCAGACTCGACGGTCGCGGGCGCCGCGCCGGCCGCGGCGTCGGCCCCGGCGGCGGTCCCCCAGACCACGCCCAACAGCGACAAGACGATCCTCAGCCGCTACTTCAGCGAGATCCGCGAATACCCCCTTCTCACGAAAGAGCAGGAGCAACAGCTCGCGCGCCGCGTCCAGCAGGGAGATCCCGAGGCGTTCGAGCGGCTCGTCGCCTCCAACCTCTCGTTCGTCGTCAAGGTCGCCAGCGAGTACCGGAACCTGGGCCTCCCGCTGGAAGACCTTCTTAACGAGGGGAACCTCGGCCTGATCGAAGCTGCGCGGCGGTACGATCCGTCGAAGGGGACGAAGTTCATCACCTACGCCATCTGGTGGATCCGCAAGTCGATCCTCAAGGCGCTGGCCGACCAGGTCAACCTGGTGCGCGTTCCCAGCTACCAGATGAAGAAGGTGAAGGAGGTCCGCGAGACCGAGCGGGCGCTCCGCAAGGAACTCGGGCGGACGCCGAAGCGTCACGAGATCGGCGAGCGCCTCGACGTCTCCGTGAAGAAGGTCGACCAGGTCCTCCAGGTGAACACCAAGGAGCTGTCGATCGACGACACGGTCAGCCGCGAGAGCACCACGCCGGTGAGCGACTACCTGGTCGACGAGGATGCCGACTCGCCGGAGACGAGTCTTCTGCGCCGGGAGGGGATGACGCTGGTGGGGAAGGCGCTGCGCTACCTGTCCGAGCAGGAGCGCATCGTCATCATGCACCGCTTCGGCCTCGACGGCTGCCCGATCATGACGCTCAAGGAGATCGGCGAGAAGATGGGCGTGAGCCGCGAGCGCGTCCGGCAGATCGAAACGCAGGCCAAGCTGCGCCTGCGGCGGATGTTCTCGCGGCCGCGCGGCTTCAAGGCCGCCGTGCGCCGCGCCCTGAAGCGCCGCGGCCGCTGATCCTCCGTCCCGCGCCCTTTCCACCCCGTTTCCACGTGTCATAATCCGAACGCCGGCCGCCCGCCGGCGCGAGCGGCGGCCGGGCGCCGCGGACCGGGATGGATGACTGACGAACTCCGAACCGCACCGCTCCGCCGGCTCGCCCGCGCGTTCCTTCTCGCCGAGGATGCCGGCGACGCGCTGCGCGGGTGGCTCTCCGTCGTCACGCCGCCCGCCGACGTCGTCCTTCTCGCGGGAGAGGAGGGAGGAGAACCGCTGGCCGCGTTCCGCCGCGACGGCGAAGCGTGGTCGGCGCTCTCGCTGCCGCCCGTCCCGCTCGGCCCGCCCCCGGACGAGGCCGGCCCGTTCGACCTGGATCGAGTCGCCCCCGCGGCGTGGGCC
Coding sequences within it:
- a CDS encoding RNA polymerase sigma factor RpoD/SigA — translated: MTKGPLILHIGPHLPSGRAGVGTGRARGTGRPGSRRVSRRAGKAVRLGGSLREPGREILASRGRKKKSSADSTVAGAAPAAASAPAAVPQTTPNSDKTILSRYFSEIREYPLLTKEQEQQLARRVQQGDPEAFERLVASNLSFVVKVASEYRNLGLPLEDLLNEGNLGLIEAARRYDPSKGTKFITYAIWWIRKSILKALADQVNLVRVPSYQMKKVKEVRETERALRKELGRTPKRHEIGERLDVSVKKVDQVLQVNTKELSIDDTVSRESTTPVSDYLVDEDADSPETSLLRREGMTLVGKALRYLSEQERIVIMHRFGLDGCPIMTLKEIGEKMGVSRERVRQIETQAKLRLRRMFSRPRGFKAAVRRALKRRGR